The sequence ATGCAACAAAAGTACGTGGAAGCCTAGGGAAAATGCGGGCTTTGGTTGGAGGGAAATGCCGAGAGCATTGGGACTGTTGAGCCTGGAGGAGGTGCAGTGATGTCACCctgagaggttgtggagtctccagcTGCGGAGTTCTTCCAAAGCCAACCGGACCCAGGCcagggcaacctgctgtagctgaccctgcttgagcagagggtGGTCTGGATGAGCTCAGAAGGCTCCTTGTGACTTCAGAGGCCCTGTGGCATGGCCCCGTGATCCTGAGACAAGGGGAAGGGCGAGGAGAGGGAGGTTCTCTCCCCAGGAGTGGAAATGAGGGTTTGGGCTGGAGGCGGGAGGCAGCCTTTGATGCAGAGAGGTCACAGGGCAGGGCCAGGCcggagagcagggaggaggctcATCCTGGCAAGGCCAGGTGTGGGGACAGCCTCTTCCATAGCAatgggaggagcaggagcagggtggTCCCTGAGCCCCCTGCTGGGTGAGGTCACAGGCAGGGGGGTGAGGTCACAGGGGGATTCCTGCCTACTGGTCCCCTCCAGGCGATAAAGGACCAGAGCCTGCGCAGAAGAGGGCCTGGTCCGGAGCCCATCTCCAGAGGGGTGGGCACTGGGCAGCGCACGTGGGGCCACCCTGCTACACGCAGCGCTTGGACAGGCCGGCAAGGACGGGCACAGGcacgggcaggggcaggcaggaccTGCGGACGGAAACCAACCGCGAGGGCCAACAAGGACAGTAAGAGCAGGGGCAAGGCAGTCAGGACGCAGGGAGATCTGCCCGCGCAGCCTGGAGACACCTCAGGATTGAGCCGCTAGCAGCATGTCGGGAGCAGAGGAGGTCTGTGTGGTGCCTGAGCAGGAGCGGGAGCCTGAAGCGACGTGCTCTGGGGGCCCACCCACCGGCAGGGGAGCAAAGGCCAAGAAGAGCCGctcctcccgctcctcccgggctGGGCTGCTCTTCCCTGTGAGCCGCATAGACAGGCAGCTGCGCAGAGGCCACTTCGCCGAGCGCCTTGGAGCCAGGGCCCCCGTCTTtctggctgctgtgctgcagtgggTGACGCACAAGACCATGGACATGGCTGGGAGGATTTCCAAGAAGAGCAACCAACAGCGCATTTCCCCGGGCCACTTGCAGATGGCTGTGCGGAACAGCTCTGCgctcaggcagctcctgctaGGCAAGCCCAGGCACCACAGCAGGGCTGTCCCCCACAGCCAGCGCGTGGCCTCACCCTCCAAAAAGAAGGCGGCCAAGGACAGGAGGAGAAGGCGCAGGCAACGGGCTGCACCTGCCCGTGCCACCGCTGCTGTCACTGccaagtgaaaacagaaaatcctgtCCCAGACCAGCATGGCAAGGGCTGTCCCGTTCGCCCGGCTCTTGACAAATCCACCGCTCTGGTCTAATGGCCCAATAAAAGCCCTTGAAATGCCGTGTTGTGCCTGGGGCGTGCCTTGTGGATGCTAGGCAGTGaagtggggagagggaggatgGGGGACAGCAAGGTGGGGACACCCCGCCAGTGGACTGCTTTGTTAAACAGTGACACCTGGCAGCGTCGCAGCGGGGAAGAATCTGTGGAGGAATTGCTCAGGGTCCCAATCTGCCTTTCAGCATTTGGCCAGCAGCTGAGCTTCCAGGGccttctcactgcactgccttccCTGTCCGGGAAAGAATGGTTCCTGCACAGGAGACTAAGCATGacagcagagagagggagagcacGTGGGGCAAAGAGGGCTCACGTGGGTGATCAAAGTGGCACCTGACAGTGACCAGAGAGCAGCAGGTTCTCCCTCAGCCCCTTGTCCATGTGACAGGGTTGTCCAAGCATGGTCTCTCCACCGCATCCCTCATTCCCTTCAAGGGCGGACCAGGGGATGCTCCTGACGATGCAACACAGCTCTTGGGCCAAAGAAAAGGCACTTCTCTTCCACAGCATTGCTCcattctccctcccttctctttcttcaacGGGGAAGGGCCACCTGCCCATGGGGTCTATAAGAGGGCCTTTGGGGCCAGGCTTCTTGTGGGAGCTTCTTCTCAGAGGAGCTCCCACCTGGGGGTACGACCTGTTTGCATCGTCTCAGAAAATCTCCTCCTGGCTGGTCAGATGGAGAGGTGCGTGTAACAGGCCTGGCAGTTGTTGCTCTTCTTCTGGTGGTGCCTTGCCTGAcactagaagaaaaagaggctGCTGAAGCCCATGGAGGCCAGTGCTGGACATGCTCCAAGGACTTGAGCAGCCTCTTCTCATTTAACAGGCTCCCCACCCTGTATGCTCCCTGCCAGACACCTGCTCACACCCCAGATGGAGCACGGGCAAATACTCAGGTTCCTGATCCAGCCTGAGCAAACTGTCAGCCTCTCTTCCAGGGTGAAGGACACAAGAGACAGGCCCTCCTGTGGGGTCTTCCCGTCTGGGGTATCCCCCCAACACTGGAGCCTGGAAAGGCAGGgtaaagaagagaagggaagggcaTACTTGCAAGGGGGAAGTCGTGGTGGTtccctcctcaaaagaagagggggagaagaaagtaagagggaaaaaaacaagcaaaggccctgcagaagcacagagagaggaaaaaaatttaccctctacttcccatcaatgagtGACGCTCGGCCACGTCCTGGCAAGCAGGGCCTAAATACACATaggacagatgtcttcataACAAGAGCCCCtactctccttcccctttcctaccttttattgctgagtgtgacaccatatggcatggaatatccctttggtcagctgccctggtggtgtcccctccccacctcttgcccaccccagcctgctggctcctggCGGGGTTGGAGGGAatcttggtgctgtgccagcactgctcagcagcagacacaacactggtgtgat comes from Anser cygnoides isolate HZ-2024a breed goose chromosome 1, Taihu_goose_T2T_genome, whole genome shotgun sequence and encodes:
- the LOC136786865 gene encoding LOW QUALITY PROTEIN: late histone H2A.2.2-like (The sequence of the model RefSeq protein was modified relative to this genomic sequence to represent the inferred CDS: substituted 1 base at 1 genomic stop codon) — its product is RQSGRREICPRSLETPQDXAASSMSGAEEVCVVPEQEREPEATCSGGPPTGRGAKAKKSRSSRSSRAGLLFPVSRIDRQLRRGHFAERLGARAPVFLAAVLQWVTHKTMDMAGRISKKSNQQRISPGHLQMAVRNSSALRQLLLGKPRHHSRAVPHSQRVASPSKKKAAKDRRRRRRQRAAPARATAAVTAK